The following proteins come from a genomic window of Halomarina ordinaria:
- a CDS encoding VWA domain-containing protein, giving the protein MIDYGGGKKASHARGTTPSFPDIVGQEGLKEALQVVAANDDLSGLLVQGEKGTAKSTAVRALTDLLPEQRVVADCPYGCPPAASGRQCEDCRERTDPPTTERSVPLVTLPLGATRERVVGTLSVADALAGAFEFDPGLLARANRGILYVDEVNLLDDHLVDVLLDAAASGVNRVERDGVSVSHPAAFTLVGTMNPEEGDLRPQLRDRFALQTTVAACDDLDRRVSIIDRALGRTDRTAAPAEERPTVDDLRRRLRRARGRLADVDLPTRLARDVAELCRDAGADGHRGDIATARAATTLAALDGRTTVAEADVRRAAELALPHRLRARPFEDAPDPDDLIDEHFEGGGDEGDERDGAREDGDGDGEAERDEGARPDAEDGDAGGTSEPDGSTTPDAPEEPAGADSTAPEPSEADGDRDGATAPAPPSGGGGADGDDGADAPTDGGAREASPREDATEGPPVVPGQSRVGVGAGATPDLGVPDALDRGRAGGGTRSRARPDAESEGVRVRSRRAGTHERIDAAASVRAASARGGSSVESRDLRRSVRRGRATALVLFVVDASASMRPAMRAAKGTVIELLKDAYQQRDEVAFVAFAGDGADVLLPPTNSVTLAARHLKGLPTGDRTPLPAGLRTAHEVLDRADPDTGVVVLVTDGRANVADGSPVRETRAAARRLADDGAHVVVVDAGDDDRAGLTRLVAEETDGERVPLAALSAGRVDAAVGAARENGR; this is encoded by the coding sequence ATGATTGACTACGGTGGAGGCAAAAAAGCTTCGCACGCCCGGGGGACGACGCCGTCGTTCCCGGACATCGTCGGTCAGGAGGGGCTCAAGGAGGCGTTGCAGGTCGTCGCGGCGAACGACGACCTGAGCGGGCTCCTCGTACAGGGCGAGAAGGGGACGGCGAAATCCACGGCGGTGCGGGCGCTGACCGACCTCCTGCCCGAGCAGAGGGTGGTCGCGGACTGTCCCTACGGCTGTCCGCCGGCGGCCTCCGGACGCCAGTGCGAGGACTGTCGCGAGCGGACCGACCCGCCGACGACCGAGCGGTCGGTCCCCCTCGTGACCCTGCCGCTGGGGGCGACCCGCGAGCGCGTCGTCGGGACGCTCTCGGTGGCCGACGCCCTGGCCGGCGCGTTCGAGTTCGACCCCGGATTGCTCGCTCGCGCCAACCGGGGCATCCTCTACGTCGACGAGGTGAACCTCCTCGACGACCACCTCGTCGACGTGCTGCTCGACGCGGCGGCGAGCGGGGTCAACCGGGTCGAACGCGACGGCGTGAGCGTCTCCCACCCGGCCGCGTTCACGCTCGTCGGGACGATGAACCCCGAGGAGGGCGACCTCAGGCCGCAGTTGCGCGACCGCTTCGCGCTCCAGACGACGGTCGCGGCCTGCGACGACCTCGACCGGCGCGTCAGCATCATCGACCGCGCGCTCGGACGGACCGACCGCACCGCGGCGCCCGCCGAGGAGCGCCCGACGGTCGACGACCTCCGGCGGCGGTTGCGGCGCGCGCGCGGCCGACTCGCCGACGTCGACCTCCCGACGCGCCTCGCCAGGGACGTCGCGGAGCTGTGTCGCGACGCCGGGGCCGACGGGCACCGCGGCGACATCGCCACGGCGCGCGCCGCCACGACGCTCGCGGCCCTCGACGGGCGGACGACCGTCGCCGAGGCCGACGTCCGACGGGCGGCTGAACTCGCCCTCCCCCACCGACTCCGGGCGCGCCCGTTCGAGGACGCGCCCGACCCCGACGACCTCATCGACGAGCACTTCGAGGGCGGGGGGGACGAGGGTGACGAGCGCGACGGCGCTCGGGAGGATGGCGACGGCGACGGGGAGGCGGAACGAGACGAGGGGGCCCGACCCGACGCCGAGGACGGGGACGCCGGCGGGACGAGTGAGCCCGACGGCTCGACGACGCCCGACGCGCCGGAGGAACCGGCGGGCGCCGACTCGACTGCCCCCGAACCGTCCGAGGCGGACGGCGACCGCGACGGCGCCACGGCTCCCGCTCCCCCGAGCGGCGGCGGAGGAGCCGACGGGGACGACGGTGCCGACGCACCGACCGACGGGGGAGCGCGTGAGGCGTCCCCCCGCGAGGACGCGACGGAGGGGCCGCCCGTCGTCCCGGGTCAGTCCCGCGTCGGCGTCGGCGCGGGGGCCACCCCCGACCTCGGCGTCCCGGACGCCCTGGACCGGGGGCGAGCGGGCGGCGGGACCCGTTCGCGGGCGCGCCCCGACGCCGAGAGCGAGGGAGTACGGGTGCGGAGTCGGCGCGCGGGGACGCACGAGCGTATCGACGCCGCGGCCTCGGTCCGGGCGGCGAGCGCCCGTGGCGGCTCGTCGGTGGAGTCGCGCGACCTGCGTCGTTCGGTCCGTCGGGGCCGGGCCACCGCGCTGGTGCTCTTCGTCGTGGACGCGAGCGCGTCGATGCGCCCCGCGATGCGCGCGGCGAAGGGGACGGTCATCGAACTCCTGAAGGACGCCTACCAGCAGCGCGACGAGGTCGCGTTCGTCGCGTTCGCCGGCGACGGGGCGGACGTCCTCCTGCCCCCGACGAACAGCGTCACCCTCGCCGCCCGCCACCTGAAGGGCCTCCCGACCGGCGACCGGACCCCGCTCCCCGCCGGCCTCCGGACCGCCCACGAGGTGCTCGACCGGGCCGACCCGGACACGGGCGTCGTCGTCCTGGTCACCGACGGCCGGGCGAACGTCGCCGACGGGAGCCCGGTGCGCGAGACCCGCGCGGCGGCACGCCGACTGGCCGACGACGGCGCGCACGTGGTCGTCGTCGACGCGGGCGACGACGACAGGGCCGGGCTGACGCGCCTCGTCGCCGAGGAGACGGACGGCGAACGCGTCCCGCTCGCCGCGCTGTCCGCCGGACGGGTCGACGCGGCCGTCGGGGCCGCCCGCGAGAACGGACGGTAG
- a CDS encoding CbtB domain-containing protein: MVTANDTVHGRIGRARTELTTAQVAVGLAFVAALGFALLFVQEPTLHDSMHNFRHAAGITCH, from the coding sequence ATGGTAACCGCCAACGACACCGTACACGGTCGAATCGGACGGGCTCGGACGGAACTGACGACGGCGCAGGTGGCCGTCGGCCTCGCGTTCGTCGCCGCGCTCGGGTTCGCGCTCCTGTTCGTCCAGGAGCCGACGCTGCACGACTCGATGCACAACTTCCGGCACGCGGCGGGGATCACCTGCCACTGA
- a CDS encoding CbtA family protein encodes MFFAYLRRGVTAGVVAGLAFGLLLALVANPFVAFADELGHGEGHAVDHGHGHDDAAADHGHDHHGSAVSSAVTNGVSVVSGVLWGVLLGGVVFGIAFSLLEPAIPGVGATKSYVLAAAGFVTVSGAPWLVLPPVPPGAEQALPPDTRLVVYGGMMVAGGLVCLLAGVAYERLRAARGRGAGAVAALLSLSVLAVPVLLSPVPSGGSSLPSDLATGLTGMVVFGQALLWVLLAGTHARLHRRSMDGRATGDATARADPVGAD; translated from the coding sequence GTGTTCTTCGCGTACCTGCGACGGGGGGTGACCGCGGGCGTGGTCGCCGGCCTCGCGTTCGGCCTGCTCCTCGCGCTCGTCGCCAACCCGTTCGTCGCGTTCGCCGACGAACTCGGACACGGGGAGGGACACGCTGTCGACCACGGTCACGGCCACGACGACGCGGCCGCCGACCACGGCCACGACCACCACGGGAGCGCCGTCTCGTCGGCGGTCACGAACGGCGTGAGCGTCGTCTCGGGCGTCCTCTGGGGCGTCCTGCTGGGCGGGGTGGTGTTCGGCATCGCCTTCTCCCTCCTCGAACCCGCGATTCCGGGCGTCGGCGCGACGAAGAGCTACGTCCTCGCCGCGGCGGGGTTCGTCACCGTCTCGGGGGCGCCCTGGCTCGTGCTCCCGCCGGTGCCCCCGGGCGCCGAGCAGGCGCTCCCGCCGGACACCCGCCTCGTCGTCTACGGCGGGATGATGGTCGCGGGCGGCCTCGTCTGCCTGCTCGCGGGCGTCGCCTACGAACGGCTCCGCGCGGCGCGCGGTCGGGGCGCAGGCGCCGTCGCCGCGCTCCTCTCGCTCTCCGTGCTCGCGGTTCCGGTCCTCCTCTCGCCGGTCCCTTCGGGGGGGAGTTCGCTCCCCAGCGACCTCGCGACCGGGCTGACGGGGATGGTCGTGTTCGGACAGGCGCTGCTCTGGGTGCTCCTCGCGGGGACCCACGCTCGACTCCACCGTCGCTCGATGGACGGCCGGGCCACGGGCGATGCGACCGCACGCGCCGACCCAGTCGGCGCCGACTGA
- a CDS encoding (2Fe-2S) ferredoxin domain-containing protein gives MRERTGAVLENGFSDHVLVCTHERDSEYACCADAHGRDVSEAVRTWLRDRGVFWSRVHVAETSCLGLCSAEGTAIAIHPRNRWYSDVVPADVPDLLAAEFGPEATRLGVEGTPP, from the coding sequence ATGCGGGAGCGAACCGGGGCCGTCCTCGAGAACGGCTTCTCCGACCACGTGCTGGTCTGCACGCACGAGCGGGACTCGGAGTACGCCTGCTGTGCCGACGCGCACGGCCGTGACGTGTCCGAGGCGGTGCGGACGTGGCTCCGCGACCGCGGCGTCTTCTGGTCGCGCGTCCACGTCGCCGAGACGAGCTGTCTCGGGCTGTGTAGCGCCGAGGGGACCGCGATAGCCATCCACCCCCGCAACCGGTGGTACTCGGACGTGGTCCCGGCGGACGTGCCGGACCTCCTCGCGGCCGAGTTCGGGCCCGAGGCGACGCGGCTGGGCGTCGAGGGGACTCCCCCGTAA
- a CDS encoding outer membrane protein assembly factor BamB family protein — MSSAPVPRTVDLGTVTPARTRHAGRRSCVALVDDAVVVGTADGDVVALDRPTLDERWRAGADTERTAAVSVEPFGDGVAVGERGPQGTVRFHDADTGALRWRYATATDVGPPQKPSRFFLPFVVDVRSDEDRLYVAARRYERDGEHRSFTGVVYAVDGGGDVVWTYEADASPIGLDADGRLVAVAYNRCPGAHQKGLVVLDGETGAVRYDWDPGTDGQRRVGDVSLVDGGVVVASHGDYRGYRLDDGGAERWRVDLARPQRVDGETLYAYPNHVRATPDGVVLVTGNTYSTDGRETRSLHPREHTAFGYAPDGERVWTAAVGGFAGELGGCGTRVAVPGAQHFRTRDADGHGLRLFETASGAVTSLETDGVVTAVGLDGDAFAAVEEPVVYHDDGTERGSYRLLVGTTGRE; from the coding sequence ATGAGTAGCGCGCCTGTCCCCCGGACGGTCGACCTCGGCACGGTGACGCCGGCGCGGACCCGCCACGCGGGTCGCCGGTCGTGCGTCGCGCTGGTCGACGACGCGGTCGTCGTCGGGACCGCCGACGGCGACGTGGTCGCGCTCGACCGACCCACGCTCGACGAGCGCTGGCGGGCCGGGGCGGACACCGAGCGGACGGCCGCCGTCTCGGTCGAACCGTTCGGCGACGGCGTCGCGGTCGGCGAGCGCGGTCCCCAGGGGACCGTCCGATTCCACGACGCCGACACCGGCGCGCTCCGGTGGCGGTACGCCACCGCGACGGACGTCGGACCGCCACAGAAACCCTCCCGGTTCTTCCTCCCCTTCGTCGTCGACGTCCGGAGCGACGAGGACCGCCTCTACGTCGCGGCGCGGCGGTACGAGCGCGACGGCGAGCACCGCTCGTTCACGGGCGTCGTCTACGCCGTCGACGGCGGGGGCGACGTCGTCTGGACGTACGAGGCTGACGCCTCCCCCATCGGGCTGGACGCCGACGGCCGCCTCGTCGCGGTAGCGTACAACCGCTGTCCCGGGGCGCACCAGAAGGGGCTCGTCGTCCTCGACGGCGAGACGGGCGCGGTGCGCTACGACTGGGACCCCGGAACCGACGGACAGCGACGCGTCGGCGACGTCTCGCTGGTCGATGGTGGGGTCGTCGTCGCCTCCCACGGCGACTACCGGGGGTACCGCCTCGACGACGGCGGCGCCGAGCGGTGGCGCGTCGACCTGGCCCGCCCGCAGCGTGTCGACGGCGAGACGCTGTACGCCTACCCGAACCACGTCCGCGCGACGCCCGACGGCGTGGTGTTGGTCACCGGGAACACCTACTCGACGGACGGCCGCGAGACCCGGTCGCTGCACCCCCGCGAGCACACCGCCTTCGGCTACGCCCCCGACGGCGAGCGCGTCTGGACGGCCGCGGTCGGCGGCTTCGCGGGAGAACTCGGCGGCTGTGGCACCCGCGTCGCGGTGCCGGGCGCACAGCACTTCCGGACGCGCGACGCGGACGGCCACGGTCTGCGGCTCTTCGAGACGGCCAGCGGTGCCGTGACGAGCCTCGAAACCGACGGTGTCGTCACGGCGGTCGGACTCGACGGCGACGCGTTCGCCGCGGTCGAGGAACCCGTCGTCTACCACGACGACGGGACGGAGCGGGGGAGCTACCGGCTGCTGGTCGGAACGACGGGTCGGGAGTAG
- a CDS encoding DUF3209 family protein, with product MSCYELEALRLGLMNVLGTDDRSAREHAERELEGHLDGPVEALANATTLSDLRRHLDAALVDLESTVAATDDDDPAYDYLRGRLVAVRDAERAVGRLADQGESVLGGLGEAHDVLHETFPVDE from the coding sequence ATGAGCTGTTACGAACTCGAAGCACTACGACTCGGACTGATGAACGTCCTCGGAACCGACGACCGGAGCGCGCGCGAACACGCCGAACGGGAACTGGAGGGACACCTCGACGGTCCCGTCGAGGCCCTGGCGAACGCGACGACGCTCTCGGACCTCCGGCGGCACCTCGACGCGGCGCTCGTCGACCTCGAGTCGACGGTGGCCGCGACCGACGACGACGACCCGGCGTACGACTACCTGCGCGGGCGGCTGGTGGCCGTCCGCGACGCCGAGCGCGCCGTCGGCCGACTGGCCGACCAGGGCGAGAGCGTCCTCGGGGGGCTGGGGGAGGCACACGACGTCCTCCACGAGACGTTCCCCGTCGATGAGTAG
- a CDS encoding CbiX/SirB N-terminal domain-containing protein — protein sequence MTANAPPDATVTQAELDDEAVLLVGHGSRREQSNEQVRTLAADLEGRLGVPVDAGFLELATPSIADAIDGLASSASRVSVVHLSLFAASHVKNDVPLAVGRARRDHPGLTIHNGAHLGVHPALVDLLDDRASAVEAALGVDREADDVAVVLCARGSSDPDANGDVHKLARLLYEGRAFDRVEASFVGVTDPRLRETLHAVARHRPDAVVVLPYMLGDGVLTGRIRDGAAEFDDDYPYVDAAAADPLGTDDRLLAVLGDRWQEARTGSVEMSCDTCKYKVGLDGYEGDVGGARAMLRALTHRDAHADRDDVADDPHAHDAPASHVAVCTNRTCAADGAPAVLERVRQAARDSDACDARITRSSCLGRCGDGPMVAVYPDGVWYGGVDPTDAERIVSSHLERDRIVSDIVDQIL from the coding sequence ATGACCGCGAACGCGCCCCCGGACGCGACGGTCACGCAAGCCGAACTCGACGACGAGGCGGTACTCCTCGTCGGCCACGGCTCGCGCCGCGAGCAGTCGAACGAACAGGTCCGCACCCTCGCCGCCGACCTGGAGGGGCGACTGGGCGTCCCGGTCGACGCGGGCTTCCTCGAACTCGCGACCCCGTCGATAGCCGACGCCATCGACGGTCTGGCGTCGAGCGCCTCGCGCGTCAGCGTCGTCCACCTCTCGCTGTTCGCCGCGAGCCACGTCAAGAACGACGTCCCCCTCGCGGTCGGACGGGCGAGACGCGACCACCCCGGGCTCACGATACACAACGGCGCCCACCTCGGCGTCCACCCCGCGCTCGTCGACCTGCTCGACGACCGAGCGTCGGCCGTCGAGGCGGCACTGGGCGTCGACCGCGAGGCGGACGACGTCGCGGTCGTCCTCTGCGCGCGCGGCTCCAGCGACCCGGACGCGAACGGCGACGTCCACAAACTCGCCCGACTGCTGTACGAGGGGCGGGCCTTCGACCGCGTCGAGGCGTCGTTCGTCGGCGTCACCGACCCACGTCTCCGCGAGACCCTCCACGCGGTGGCCAGACACCGCCCGGACGCCGTCGTCGTCCTCCCGTACATGCTCGGCGACGGCGTCCTCACGGGTCGTATCCGCGACGGCGCCGCCGAGTTCGACGACGACTACCCGTACGTCGACGCGGCCGCCGCCGACCCGCTCGGGACCGACGACCGACTGCTGGCGGTCCTCGGCGACCGCTGGCAGGAGGCTCGAACCGGGAGCGTCGAGATGTCCTGTGACACCTGCAAGTACAAGGTCGGCCTCGACGGCTACGAGGGGGACGTCGGCGGTGCGCGGGCGATGCTCCGGGCGCTGACGCACCGCGACGCCCACGCCGACCGCGACGACGTGGCCGACGACCCCCACGCGCACGACGCGCCGGCGAGCCACGTCGCGGTCTGCACGAACCGGACCTGCGCGGCCGACGGCGCGCCGGCCGTCCTCGAACGGGTGCGCCAGGCGGCGCGCGACTCCGACGCCTGCGACGCCCGCATCACGCGCTCGTCGTGTCTCGGCCGCTGCGGCGACGGTCCCATGGTCGCTGTCTACCCCGACGGCGTCTGGTACGGCGGCGTCGACCCGACCGACGCGGAGCGAATCGTCTCGTCCCACCTCGAACGGGACCGAATCGTCTCGGACATCGTCGACCAGATACTCTAA